A window of the Glaciimonas sp. CA11.2 genome harbors these coding sequences:
- the guaB gene encoding IMP dehydrogenase — MRLVQNALTFDDVLLVPAYSDVLPKDTTLKTRLTRNIVLNIPLLSAAMDTVTEARLAIAMAQEGGIGIIHKNLTALEQAREVAKVKRFESGVVRDPITIPPTMLIRDVIALSEQHGISGFPVVEGKSLVGVITNRDLRFEEELDAQVRAKMTPRDRLVYVKDGADLSEAKRLMNKHRLERVMVVNDAFELRGLITVKDIQKSTTHPLASKDDQGKLRVGAAVGVGVDNEERIALLVKAGVDVIVVDTAHGHSKGVLDRVRWVKQNFPGVDVIGGNIATAAAALALVEHGADGVKVGIGPGSICTTRIVAGVGVPQISAIANVAAALKGTGVPVIADGGVRFSGDIAKALAAGASTVMMGSMFAGTEEAPGEVILFQGRSYKSYRGMGSLGAMSDGSADRYFQDSASKADKFVPEGIEGRVPYKGSVLTILYQMIGGVRSSMGYCGCATIEDLQSKAEFVQITSAGMRESHVHDVQITKEAPNYRTE; from the coding sequence AGCAATGGACACGGTTACCGAGGCTCGCCTCGCAATCGCCATGGCCCAAGAAGGTGGCATTGGTATCATCCATAAAAATTTGACGGCACTGGAGCAAGCGCGAGAAGTCGCCAAGGTCAAACGTTTTGAGTCCGGTGTGGTACGTGATCCAATCACCATTCCACCAACCATGCTTATTCGTGACGTTATTGCGCTATCTGAACAGCATGGTATCAGCGGTTTTCCAGTAGTCGAAGGCAAAAGTCTGGTTGGTGTCATTACCAACCGCGATTTGCGCTTTGAAGAAGAACTGGACGCGCAAGTCCGCGCCAAGATGACACCTCGGGATCGATTGGTGTACGTCAAGGACGGTGCTGATCTAAGCGAAGCCAAGCGACTGATGAACAAGCATCGCCTTGAGCGCGTGATGGTCGTCAACGACGCGTTTGAGTTGCGGGGCTTGATTACCGTTAAAGACATCCAAAAATCAACAACTCATCCGCTGGCATCGAAAGATGATCAGGGCAAGTTGCGCGTGGGTGCGGCGGTCGGTGTTGGTGTTGATAATGAAGAGCGCATAGCCCTGTTGGTCAAAGCAGGCGTTGACGTTATCGTTGTCGATACTGCGCACGGTCACTCAAAAGGTGTTTTGGATCGCGTGAGATGGGTCAAACAAAATTTTCCCGGTGTAGATGTCATTGGCGGCAATATCGCCACTGCCGCCGCAGCATTGGCGTTGGTTGAGCATGGTGCAGATGGCGTTAAAGTCGGTATTGGCCCAGGTTCAATTTGCACCACCCGTATCGTAGCTGGCGTCGGCGTACCGCAAATTTCGGCGATTGCAAATGTCGCTGCAGCTCTCAAGGGAACCGGCGTGCCTGTGATTGCGGACGGTGGCGTGCGTTTCTCTGGCGATATTGCCAAAGCACTCGCAGCCGGTGCCTCGACGGTGATGATGGGCAGCATGTTTGCCGGGACCGAAGAAGCGCCTGGCGAAGTTATTCTGTTTCAGGGGCGCAGCTACAAATCATATCGTGGCATGGGTAGTTTGGGCGCGATGTCGGATGGATCTGCTGATCGCTATTTTCAGGATTCGGCAAGCAAGGCCGATAAGTTTGTCCCTGAAGGGATTGAAGGACGCGTACCTTACAAAGGCAGCGTCTTGACCATCCTGTATCAGATGATAGGCGGTGTCCGTTCATCCATGGGTTATTGTGGCTGCGCGACAATTGAAGATTTGCAAAGCAAGGCTGAATTCGTGCAAATCACATCGGCTGGCATGCGTGAGTCGCATGTGCATGATGTGCAGATCACCAAGGAAGCGCCGAACTATCGGACTGAGTGA
- the guaA gene encoding glutamine-hydrolyzing GMP synthase: MHSKILILDFGSQVTQLIARRVRDAGVFSEVYPYDVSDEFIRNYGAAGVILSGGQNSVTEGDTPRVPQAVFELSVPVFGICYGMQAMAEQLGGKVEMGKVREFGYAEVRARGHTALLNEITDFVTPDGHGMLKVWMSHGDKVEQMPPGFKLMASTTNCPIAGIADEERRFYGVQFHPEVTHTEQGEAILKRFVVDICGCKPDWNMPDYIAEAVESIRKQVGTDEVILGLSGGVDSSVAAALIHRAIGDQLTCVFVDHGLLRLDEGNMVMEMFAENLGVKVIRVDATAQFMGHLAGVTDPEAKRKIIGREFVEVFQVESAKLKNAKWLAQGTIYPDVIESAGKGKKGATIKSHHNVGGLPETLNLKLLEPLRELFKDEVRKLGVALGLPHGMVYRHPFPGPGLGVRILGEVKKEFADLLRRADAIFIEELRNTKDESGESWYDKTSQAFAVFLPVKSVGVMGDGRTYEYVVALRAVQTQDFMTAHWAHLPYELLGRVSNRIINEVRGINRVVYDISGKPPATIEWE; encoded by the coding sequence ATGCACTCAAAAATACTCATTCTCGATTTCGGTTCTCAGGTTACCCAGTTGATTGCACGTCGTGTGCGTGATGCGGGTGTATTTTCCGAAGTATATCCGTACGATGTATCAGACGAATTCATTCGCAATTACGGTGCAGCTGGCGTGATTCTTTCCGGTGGACAGAACAGCGTGACCGAAGGCGATACGCCACGCGTGCCGCAAGCAGTATTTGAATTGAGCGTGCCGGTATTTGGTATTTGTTATGGCATGCAAGCCATGGCCGAACAACTCGGCGGCAAGGTCGAAATGGGCAAAGTGCGTGAATTCGGTTACGCCGAAGTACGGGCACGTGGTCACACCGCGCTGCTCAATGAAATCACTGATTTCGTCACGCCAGACGGACACGGGATGCTGAAAGTATGGATGAGTCATGGCGACAAAGTGGAGCAGATGCCGCCAGGTTTTAAGTTGATGGCATCGACCACGAATTGCCCGATCGCTGGTATTGCCGATGAAGAGCGTCGCTTTTATGGCGTTCAGTTCCATCCTGAAGTCACGCACACTGAGCAGGGCGAGGCCATCCTTAAACGTTTCGTTGTGGATATTTGTGGGTGCAAGCCTGATTGGAATATGCCCGATTACATCGCCGAAGCGGTAGAGTCAATCCGCAAGCAAGTCGGTACGGATGAGGTCATTCTCGGTTTGTCCGGCGGCGTCGACAGTAGTGTCGCCGCAGCCCTGATCCATCGCGCTATCGGCGATCAGTTGACCTGCGTATTTGTCGATCACGGTTTGCTGCGTCTCGATGAAGGCAACATGGTTATGGAAATGTTCGCCGAAAATCTCGGCGTCAAAGTCATCCGTGTCGATGCTACCGCCCAGTTCATGGGGCATCTGGCGGGTGTAACTGATCCTGAAGCCAAACGTAAAATCATTGGTCGTGAATTCGTCGAAGTTTTTCAGGTCGAATCAGCCAAGCTAAAAAACGCCAAATGGCTAGCGCAAGGAACGATTTATCCAGACGTCATCGAAAGCGCTGGTAAGGGCAAAAAGGGCGCCACCATCAAGAGTCATCACAACGTTGGCGGTTTACCAGAAACCTTGAATCTGAAATTACTCGAACCATTGCGTGAACTCTTCAAAGACGAAGTCCGCAAACTCGGCGTCGCATTAGGTCTGCCGCATGGCATGGTCTATCGTCATCCGTTCCCGGGCCCAGGTTTAGGCGTGCGCATTTTGGGTGAAGTCAAAAAAGAATTTGCTGATCTGTTACGCCGTGCTGACGCGATTTTCATTGAAGAATTGCGCAATACCAAAGACGAGAGCGGTGAGTCCTGGTACGACAAAACCAGTCAGGCGTTTGCCGTATTTTTGCCGGTCAAATCCGTTGGCGTCATGGGCGACGGGCGCACCTACGAGTATGTCGTTGCCTTACGCGCCGTGCAAACCCAAGACTTTATGACAGCACATTGGGCACATTTGCCGTACGAGCTTTTGGGGCGTGTATCGAATCGGATTATTAACGAAGTACGCGGCATAAATCGTGTCGTCTACGACATCTCAGGCAAGCCTCCGGCAACGATTGAGTGGGAGTGA